From a single Nostoc edaphicum CCNP1411 genomic region:
- a CDS encoding glycoside hydrolase family 10 protein produces MTTQFWGKTIEINATLTNLLFNPVRKRLLLCRSKLRKASGRVAASSLFIRQGWWLLRKRLLPLLCLISFVAVLLFNSFAPAIAQLPPQPRQEIRGVWLSGNDFSVFRNRSKVQAAMSQLRQLNFNTVYPVVWNDGYTHYPSAIMQKKGIPFFFKGTDGQDVIADIISQARREGLLAIPWFEFGFMVPLTSELASQHPDWLTQKRDGTQTSISAAGEVAWLNPFHPEVQKLITELVMEVITQYDADGVQFDDHMSLPVDFGYDKYTINLYTQETGNPPPPNPQAQAWIKWRADKITTFMVDLHQTVKARKPNAIFAVSPNYYDFAYKLQLQDWLNWVRLGIVDELVMQVYRNDLESFIAQINRPEVLETQKVIPTGIGIMAGLRNRPVSMPQIQSQVQAAQQRGLGSGFFYYESLWDIAPEPAAQRQSAFAALFPKPALRDISQNTPRKPTFDTISLPLYPKPSLGQRVRGYFLEIAIANGQPRRILLDTGSAGLRVPKEFLGNAPIRRTGQNIKEVLSDGTILEGELVYTNVRFGLLPAAEPVPVQVVTSRQCIAQKPNCSAKSGAPFSGIIGVNYFEKSLPYNPLRKLPGNLSNGFIVIGNGGSNNNGSLILGLTANNQAGFKMAPWSKQSEINGVPGNRWDSQLSKVCLTLAASSAKNSCNGKMITDTGTINGLAEFKSASTAGKLKPGVLRSANTLKVAINSIFDYSLAPGNRDGFNRWNLSISSQAELPIFVNTGIAFFDKYDVLFDQVNGRQGFRSRR; encoded by the coding sequence ATGACAACTCAGTTCTGGGGAAAAACCATAGAAATCAATGCTACTCTAACTAACTTACTATTTAACCCTGTGCGTAAACGCTTACTTCTATGTCGCAGCAAGCTACGCAAAGCGTCTGGTAGAGTTGCAGCTAGTAGCCTTTTCATTCGTCAAGGTTGGTGGCTTTTAAGGAAGCGTCTGTTGCCATTATTATGTCTGATATCGTTCGTTGCGGTATTGCTATTCAACAGCTTTGCCCCTGCTATTGCCCAACTACCTCCTCAACCTCGTCAAGAAATTCGGGGCGTGTGGCTGAGTGGTAACGATTTTAGCGTTTTCAGAAATCGCTCAAAGGTGCAAGCAGCCATGAGCCAACTGCGGCAGCTAAACTTTAACACCGTTTATCCAGTCGTGTGGAACGATGGCTATACACATTACCCCAGTGCCATCATGCAAAAAAAGGGTATTCCCTTCTTCTTCAAAGGAACAGATGGACAAGATGTGATTGCAGACATTATCAGCCAAGCCCGCAGAGAAGGTCTACTAGCAATACCCTGGTTTGAATTTGGTTTCATGGTTCCCCTAACTTCGGAACTTGCGTCGCAGCATCCAGATTGGCTGACACAAAAACGGGATGGGACTCAAACTTCAATTAGTGCTGCGGGTGAAGTAGCGTGGTTGAATCCGTTTCACCCCGAAGTGCAAAAGCTTATCACTGAACTCGTGATGGAAGTCATTACTCAATACGATGCTGATGGCGTTCAATTTGACGACCACATGAGTTTACCTGTGGATTTTGGTTACGATAAGTACACAATTAATCTATATACTCAAGAAACTGGTAATCCTCCCCCACCCAATCCCCAAGCCCAAGCATGGATAAAATGGCGGGCAGATAAAATCACTACATTCATGGTAGACCTCCACCAAACCGTGAAAGCCCGAAAACCGAATGCTATCTTCGCAGTTTCTCCCAATTACTATGATTTTGCCTACAAGCTGCAACTGCAAGACTGGCTGAACTGGGTACGGTTGGGTATTGTCGATGAGTTGGTCATGCAGGTATACCGTAATGATTTAGAAAGTTTTATCGCTCAAATTAATCGCCCAGAAGTTTTAGAAACCCAAAAAGTCATCCCAACTGGTATCGGTATTATGGCGGGGTTACGAAATCGTCCAGTTTCCATGCCACAAATCCAATCCCAGGTACAAGCGGCGCAACAACGCGGTTTAGGTAGCGGCTTTTTCTACTACGAAAGCCTTTGGGATATCGCCCCGGAACCAGCAGCACAACGCCAGTCAGCATTTGCGGCTCTTTTCCCGAAACCAGCGTTGCGCGATATCTCTCAAAATACACCCCGCAAGCCAACTTTTGATACCATATCCCTACCTTTATATCCAAAACCTTCCCTTGGCCAACGGGTTCGTGGCTATTTTCTGGAAATAGCGATCGCAAATGGTCAACCAAGGCGTATCTTATTAGATACAGGTTCAGCAGGGCTACGAGTTCCCAAAGAGTTTTTAGGTAATGCTCCTATCCGCAGAACGGGACAAAATATCAAGGAGGTATTAAGTGATGGTACTATCCTGGAGGGAGAATTAGTTTATACTAATGTCCGATTTGGCTTGCTTCCCGCAGCAGAACCCGTTCCGGTACAAGTTGTTACTAGCCGCCAATGTATTGCCCAAAAGCCTAATTGTTCAGCAAAGAGTGGTGCGCCATTTTCCGGTATTATCGGTGTCAACTATTTTGAAAAGTCACTTCCCTATAATCCGTTGAGGAAATTACCAGGCAATCTGAGTAACGGATTTATCGTGATTGGAAATGGTGGTAGTAACAACAATGGCAGCCTAATTCTCGGTTTGACTGCCAACAATCAAGCAGGTTTCAAAATGGCTCCTTGGAGTAAACAAAGCGAAATTAATGGTGTACCCGGTAACAGATGGGACTCTCAACTGAGTAAAGTTTGTTTAACTCTTGCTGCGAGTTCTGCTAAAAATTCTTGTAATGGCAAAATGATCACTGATACTGGAACCATTAATGGTTTGGCTGAATTCAAGTCAGCTTCCACAGCAGGTAAACTCAAACCAGGAGTATTACGTTCAGCAAATACTCTGAAAGTAGCAATTAATAGCATTTTTGATTACAGCTTGGCACCAGGAAACCGCGACGGATTTAATCGCTGGAATTTGAGTATTTCTTCACAGGCAGAACTTCCTATATTTGTAAATACTGGCATCGCATTTTTTGATAAATACGATGTCCTCTTTGACCAAGTTAATGGAAGACAAGGTTTTCGCAGTCGGCGGTAA
- a CDS encoding phosphodiester glycosidase family protein, translating into MRKIKLLALILISLTMVLWFNLRSSTPSITTVASLPPKTIRYFERTLPQSIAHIVLIPANSGFLVTPALSEKVATVEEFAQKHRAVAILNAGFFDPVNQKSTSYVILQGKLVADPKENERLVNNPNLKPYLGQIFNRAEFRSYLCGQTISYSIALHSQSPPAGCQLVDAIGAGPRLLPELTSVKEGFVDNANTRDALGSNQPNARTAVGITRDGSVILVMVAQKPSAPANSGISLPALADFMKTLGADQAMNLDGGSSSSLYYKGKTFNGKVDLEGNPIKRPVKSVLLVQEN; encoded by the coding sequence GTGAGGAAAATCAAACTACTGGCTTTGATATTAATTAGTTTGACAATGGTGTTGTGGTTTAATTTGCGTTCTTCAACACCATCAATAACGACTGTTGCATCTTTACCACCAAAAACTATTCGCTACTTCGAGCGCACTTTGCCCCAAAGCATCGCTCACATCGTGCTGATTCCAGCGAATAGCGGATTTTTGGTGACTCCTGCACTATCAGAAAAAGTAGCCACTGTAGAAGAATTTGCCCAAAAACATCGAGCCGTAGCCATTTTGAACGCAGGCTTTTTTGACCCAGTTAACCAAAAATCTACATCCTATGTCATCCTACAAGGGAAGTTGGTTGCTGACCCCAAGGAAAATGAGCGACTGGTAAACAATCCCAACTTAAAACCTTACCTGGGTCAAATATTCAATCGTGCAGAATTTCGCAGCTACTTATGTGGGCAAACTATCAGTTATTCTATTGCCCTACACAGTCAGTCACCACCAGCAGGTTGTCAGTTAGTCGATGCTATAGGTGCTGGCCCACGCCTATTACCAGAACTCACATCAGTAAAAGAGGGCTTTGTAGATAATGCCAATACACGAGATGCACTTGGCAGTAACCAACCCAATGCCAGGACTGCTGTGGGTATCACTCGTGATGGCAGCGTTATTTTAGTTATGGTGGCTCAAAAACCCTCGGCTCCCGCGAACTCTGGGATATCCTTACCAGCATTAGCTGATTTTATGAAAACTCTTGGTGCTGATCAAGCGATGAATTTGGATGGGGGGAGTTCGTCTTCACTTTATTACAAGGGCAAAACCTTTAACGGGAAGGTTGATTTGGAAGGAAATCCTATCAAGCGTCCCGTAAAATCAGTTTTGCTGGTTCAGGAAAATTAG
- a CDS encoding PAS domain S-box protein: protein MEVICGRKGDRMSKKWYRIQKLKAIFVLALAVIFTNAVVSYGNTVKLIHNQQWVTSSYKVITQVESIQSTLQDTETAQRNYLITADADDLKTYLVAYEETNRHIQTLSKLTADNHQKQQWISLLEPKITSRLNILQEEIYLRQNQGFEAVRQRILSVKDKQNSKEIQQLIHDFLEVEQNLLQQGMQQSQASSQKAIVTFFIAAIVDLVLVALLYDLLWRYIRQLQQTELALRQSENRLRAMIDAEPECIKLIARDGTLLEINAEGLVMMEVESADVLIGKPVDAVIVPEYRAAFADLHKSICQGNKGTLELEIVGFKGTRRYIETHAVPLRNESDGTFIHLAVTRDVTQQKQAEQKIREQAALLDVSTDAIVVRNIRNQILFWNKGAQSLYGWKAEEVLGKNVLQLLYKEISPQLEDAYLTVMNTGEWRGELHQLTREGKVIIVESRWTLIRHDNGQPKSILSVNTEITQQKQLEAQLLRSQRLESIGTLAGGIAHDLNNILSPILMSVQLLQRKLPDQQSQQILQTLENNVKRGANLLKQVLSFARGIEGKRTIVQFQPLMAEIEQIIAQTFPNSIICQIDIPKNLWYVRGDITQLHQVLINLVINARDAMLNGGILRIAAENLVIGEHSAQINIDAKVGSYIAIVVTDTGMGMSSEVQERIFEPFFTTKEVGKGTGLGLSTVLGIIKNHGGFVNVYSQVGRGTQFTVYLPASTYRDTHSLSLELESVIGDS from the coding sequence ATGGAGGTTATCTGCGGCAGAAAGGGCGATCGCATGAGCAAAAAATGGTATCGAATCCAAAAGCTGAAAGCAATATTCGTCCTAGCATTGGCAGTTATATTTACTAATGCTGTAGTCTCCTATGGCAATACTGTTAAGCTGATTCACAACCAGCAATGGGTGACATCCTCATATAAAGTTATTACCCAAGTTGAAAGTATCCAATCTACGCTCCAAGATACTGAGACTGCACAACGTAATTACTTAATTACAGCCGATGCAGATGATCTAAAAACTTATCTTGTAGCTTATGAAGAAACTAATCGCCACATTCAAACTCTCAGTAAGTTAACTGCTGATAACCATCAAAAGCAGCAGTGGATTTCTTTGCTGGAGCCGAAAATTACCAGTAGGCTCAACATTCTGCAAGAAGAGATTTACCTCAGACAAAACCAGGGATTTGAAGCAGTTCGACAGAGAATTTTATCTGTCAAAGACAAGCAAAACAGCAAAGAAATCCAACAGCTTATTCACGACTTTTTAGAGGTAGAGCAAAATTTATTACAGCAGGGAATGCAGCAGTCGCAAGCAAGTTCCCAAAAGGCGATAGTTACATTTTTTATCGCGGCTATTGTGGATTTGGTTTTGGTGGCGCTGCTGTATGACTTGTTGTGGCGTTATATCAGGCAACTTCAGCAGACGGAATTGGCCCTACGCCAAAGCGAAAATCGTTTACGAGCCATGATAGATGCAGAACCAGAATGTATCAAATTAATTGCGAGGGATGGCACCCTTTTAGAAATTAATGCAGAAGGGCTGGTGATGATGGAAGTGGAAAGTGCTGATGTTTTGATTGGCAAACCAGTTGATGCTGTAATTGTGCCAGAGTATAGAGCAGCCTTTGCCGACTTACATAAAAGTATCTGCCAAGGTAACAAGGGGACTTTGGAGTTGGAAATCGTTGGATTTAAAGGCACTCGCCGCTACATAGAGACTCATGCTGTACCACTGCGTAACGAATCTGATGGGACGTTCATCCATTTAGCAGTGACGCGAGACGTAACTCAGCAAAAACAGGCAGAACAGAAAATCCGTGAACAAGCAGCGCTGTTGGATGTATCAACTGACGCAATTGTGGTACGAAATATCCGCAACCAAATTTTGTTTTGGAATAAAGGTGCCCAGAGTTTATACGGCTGGAAGGCTGAGGAAGTTTTGGGTAAGAATGTTTTGCAACTTTTGTATAAAGAGATTTCACCACAGCTAGAAGATGCTTACTTGACGGTAATGAATACGGGTGAGTGGCGGGGTGAGTTGCATCAACTGACAAGGGAAGGTAAAGTAATTATCGTTGAAAGTCGGTGGACACTGATACGACATGATAATGGACAACCCAAATCCATTTTAAGTGTGAACACCGAAATCACGCAGCAGAAACAACTAGAAGCTCAACTTTTGCGATCGCAACGTTTGGAGAGTATCGGTACTTTAGCTGGCGGTATCGCCCATGATCTGAACAATATACTATCCCCAATTTTAATGTCAGTTCAACTGTTGCAGAGGAAATTGCCCGATCAGCAAAGTCAGCAAATACTGCAAACTTTAGAAAATAATGTTAAACGCGGTGCTAATTTGCTCAAGCAAGTATTATCTTTTGCACGAGGTATTGAAGGCAAACGAACAATTGTCCAATTCCAGCCTTTGATGGCAGAAATTGAGCAAATTATCGCTCAAACATTTCCTAATTCCATTATTTGCCAGATAGATATCCCTAAAAATCTCTGGTACGTTCGTGGAGATATAACTCAACTACATCAAGTGCTGATAAATTTAGTCATCAACGCCCGCGATGCCATGCTAAATGGCGGAATTTTAAGGATTGCGGCGGAGAATCTGGTGATTGGCGAACATTCTGCCCAGATAAATATTGATGCGAAAGTGGGTTCTTATATTGCGATCGTGGTGACGGATACTGGGATGGGGATGTCATCGGAAGTCCAGGAACGGATTTTTGAACCATTTTTCACTACCAAAGAGGTAGGAAAAGGTACGGGTTTAGGGCTTTCCACAGTGTTGGGTATTATTAAAAACCACGGTGGTTTTGTCAATGTTTACAGTCAAGTAGGCAGAGGCACTCAATTTACAGTGTACTTACCTGCATCAACATATAGAGATACACATTCGCTGTCTCTAGAATTGGAATCAGTTATAGGAGATAGCTAA
- a CDS encoding histidine triad nucleotide-binding protein, whose product MSETTETIFSKIISREIPADIVYEDDLSLAFKDIHPQAPVHILVIPKKPIAQLADAESEDHALLGHLLLTAKRVAEEAGLKNGYRVVINTGDDGGQTVHHLHLHILGGRQLDWPPG is encoded by the coding sequence ATGAGTGAAACTACAGAAACGATTTTCAGCAAAATCATTAGTCGGGAAATTCCCGCTGATATTGTTTATGAGGATGATTTGTCCCTGGCATTCAAAGACATCCATCCCCAAGCGCCCGTTCACATCCTCGTCATTCCCAAAAAACCCATTGCTCAACTAGCTGATGCTGAATCTGAGGATCATGCTCTGTTGGGGCATCTTTTGTTAACCGCCAAACGTGTTGCAGAAGAAGCTGGGCTGAAAAATGGTTATCGAGTTGTCATCAACACTGGTGATGACGGCGGACAAACAGTCCATCACTTACATTTGCACATTTTGGGAGGACGGCAGTTAGACTGGCCCCCTGGTTGA
- the psbA gene encoding photosystem II q(b) protein, which produces MTTTLQRRESANVWDRFCEWITSTNNRIYIGWFGVVMIPTLLAATACFVIAFIAAPPVDIDGIREPVAGSLIYGNNIISGAVVPSSNAIGLHFYPIWEAASLDEWLYNGGPYQLVVFHFLIGVFCYMGREWELSYRLGMRPWIAIAYSAPVAAATAVFLVYPIGQGSFSDGMPLGISGTFNFMIVFQAEHNILMHPFHQLGVAGVFGGSLFSAMHGSLVTSSLVRETTETESQNYGYKFGQEEETYNIVAAHGYFGRLIFQYASFNNSRSLHFFLAAWPVIGIWFTALGVSTMAFNLNGFNFNQSIIDSEGRVIATWADVINRANLGMEVMHERNAHNFPLDLAAGDFAPVALTAPAING; this is translated from the coding sequence ATGACAACAACCTTACAACGTCGCGAAAGCGCCAACGTATGGGATCGATTCTGCGAATGGATCACCAGCACCAACAACCGGATTTACATCGGTTGGTTCGGCGTAGTAATGATCCCCACCCTACTAGCAGCTACCGCTTGCTTCGTAATCGCCTTCATCGCCGCTCCTCCAGTAGACATCGATGGAATCCGTGAACCAGTAGCAGGTTCCTTGATCTACGGAAACAACATCATCTCCGGTGCAGTAGTACCTTCATCCAACGCTATCGGCTTGCACTTCTATCCAATCTGGGAAGCAGCTTCCTTAGATGAGTGGTTGTACAACGGCGGCCCTTACCAATTGGTAGTTTTCCACTTCCTGATTGGCGTATTCTGTTACATGGGTCGTGAATGGGAACTATCCTACCGCTTAGGAATGCGCCCTTGGATTGCGATCGCATACAGCGCTCCAGTAGCAGCAGCAACCGCAGTCTTCTTGGTATACCCCATCGGACAAGGTTCATTCTCTGATGGTATGCCTTTGGGTATCTCAGGAACATTCAACTTCATGATCGTGTTCCAAGCAGAACACAACATCTTGATGCACCCCTTCCACCAACTAGGTGTAGCTGGTGTATTCGGCGGAAGCTTGTTCTCTGCAATGCACGGTTCACTAGTAACCTCTTCTTTGGTTCGTGAAACAACCGAAACCGAATCTCAAAACTACGGTTACAAATTCGGTCAAGAAGAAGAAACCTACAACATCGTTGCAGCCCACGGCTACTTCGGTCGTCTAATCTTCCAATACGCTTCTTTCAACAACAGCCGTTCACTGCACTTCTTCCTCGCAGCATGGCCTGTAATCGGCATCTGGTTCACCGCCTTGGGTGTAAGCACAATGGCGTTCAACTTGAACGGTTTCAACTTCAACCAATCAATCATTGACTCTGAAGGTCGTGTGATTGCAACTTGGGCGGATGTAATCAACCGCGCTAACCTGGGTATGGAAGTAATGCACGAGCGTAATGCTCACAATTTCCCTCTAGATTTGGCTGCTGGCGATTTTGCTCCTGTAGCTCTTACTGCTCCTGCTATCAACGGTTAA
- a CDS encoding RibD family protein, translated as MSAIQTTVVLAMTADGKISAVDPKAPRESDPDDQAHVEYQVSLADLILVGAGTIRAEGVTFTIRNPELLAARKVRGQSPQPITCVVSGSLDLALDLPFLSQDIERWIFTTRTGLERNSDTTTLQKLAELIDLGDTDLDWDRAYNLMAERGINKVVALGGGSLTAALVHAERIDDWWLTIWPVIYGGKHAPSPVEGEGFVPYAAPHLQLVETRQIGSELFLHYRTLK; from the coding sequence ATGTCAGCTATCCAAACAACTGTGGTTCTTGCCATGACGGCCGATGGAAAAATTAGCGCCGTAGATCCTAAAGCGCCTCGTGAATCCGATCCAGACGATCAAGCACACGTGGAGTATCAAGTCTCCCTTGCTGATCTAATCCTGGTAGGAGCAGGGACAATTCGGGCTGAGGGGGTAACTTTTACAATTCGCAATCCCGAACTTTTGGCAGCACGTAAGGTTCGGGGTCAGTCTCCCCAGCCTATTACCTGCGTTGTCTCAGGTTCCCTTGACCTAGCGCTGGACTTGCCTTTTTTAAGTCAGGACATTGAGCGATGGATATTTACAACACGAACTGGTTTGGAACGCAATTCTGATACAACAACCTTACAAAAACTGGCTGAATTAATTGATTTGGGAGATACAGACCTGGACTGGGATCGAGCTTACAACTTGATGGCAGAGCGAGGTATTAACAAGGTAGTTGCTTTGGGAGGTGGCTCTTTAACGGCTGCTCTAGTGCACGCAGAGCGAATTGACGATTGGTGGTTGACAATTTGGCCAGTTATTTATGGAGGAAAGCACGCCCCTAGCCCAGTAGAGGGAGAAGGTTTTGTTCCTTATGCTGCTCCTCATCTCCAACTCGTTGAAACTCGTCAGATTGGAAGTGAGTTGTTTTTACACTACCGCACACTCAAGTAG
- a CDS encoding DUF2252 domain-containing protein gives MLKHISAIAVVLILILGFASPVQAATPRSTWVENEIYQYNHPFASQLPQELETKIQKMKASPFAFYRGTAHIFYRDMQTLPSSEFVNSSTSAIWLEGDMHLQNLGGMRDSNDNNVFDTTDFDEGYLGPYVWDLRRMAVSILLAAKENGISSSDAQDIVRNFLDAYLNKMSDFKGTNDELSYRLESSNTNGVVKDLIEKVSDKSRLKFLNKYTQLNNSNNRVFQTTLELKSVSSSTYSDIAEAMSSYVTSIPSSKRYKNSYYTLKDIRLKLGSGTGGLGKYRYYLLIEGPSSATDDDRILEMKQEGNSAVAIAVPGLLPSSVYGNQEGARVTIAMKAMLSNTDPLVGYTTFSSIPFMLHEKSPYQVDFDYTLLTTKSKFMDAMGYAGKVVAKNHAISDKDYDAAIIPVSVEKEVTDIVSGNKAVFKDEIVNFAVDYATQVEYDYTSFVNAYNQKVTL, from the coding sequence ATGCTCAAACACATATCTGCGATCGCAGTTGTCTTAATTTTAATTTTGGGGTTTGCATCTCCAGTTCAAGCTGCAACTCCCCGTTCGACTTGGGTGGAAAATGAAATTTACCAATACAATCATCCCTTTGCTTCTCAATTGCCTCAAGAACTGGAAACGAAGATACAAAAGATGAAAGCTAGCCCATTCGCCTTTTATCGAGGGACGGCTCACATTTTTTATCGTGATATGCAGACCTTGCCAAGTTCAGAATTTGTGAATTCTTCAACATCAGCCATCTGGTTAGAGGGAGATATGCATCTGCAAAATCTTGGGGGGATGAGAGATAGCAATGACAACAACGTTTTTGACACCACTGATTTTGATGAAGGCTATCTTGGCCCCTACGTTTGGGACTTGCGACGGATGGCAGTCTCCATTCTGTTGGCAGCTAAAGAGAACGGTATTAGCTCAAGTGATGCTCAGGATATTGTCAGGAATTTTTTGGATGCTTATTTGAACAAGATGAGTGACTTTAAGGGAACCAATGATGAACTGTCATATCGTTTGGAATCCAGCAATACGAATGGTGTGGTCAAAGATTTGATTGAAAAGGTATCAGATAAGAGCCGTTTGAAGTTTTTAAATAAGTATACGCAGTTAAATAACAGTAACAATCGAGTATTTCAGACAACTTTGGAACTTAAGTCTGTATCCAGCAGCACCTATTCAGATATTGCTGAGGCTATGAGCAGCTACGTCACTTCAATTCCTAGCAGTAAGCGCTACAAGAATAGTTACTACACCCTCAAAGACATTCGCCTCAAATTAGGTTCAGGCACTGGTGGTCTTGGAAAGTACCGATATTACTTATTAATTGAGGGCCCAAGTTCAGCAACCGACGACGATCGCATTTTAGAGATGAAGCAGGAAGGTAATAGCGCAGTTGCGATCGCAGTTCCAGGTTTGCTGCCAAGTTCAGTCTACGGAAACCAAGAAGGGGCAAGAGTGACAATCGCCATGAAAGCAATGCTCTCTAATACTGATCCATTGGTTGGCTATACTACGTTCAGTAGCATTCCCTTTATGCTGCATGAAAAATCACCCTATCAAGTAGACTTTGATTATACTTTGCTAACCACTAAGTCAAAATTCATGGATGCAATGGGGTATGCAGGGAAGGTTGTTGCCAAGAACCATGCAATTTCTGATAAAGACTACGATGCTGCGATTATTCCCGTAAGCGTTGAGAAAGAAGTGACTGATATTGTGAGCGGTAACAAGGCTGTATTCAAAGACGAAATTGTTAACTTTGCGGTGGACTATGCAACTCAAGTCGAGTATGACTACACGAGTTTTGTTAATGCTTATAACCAAAAGGTGACACTCTAA
- a CDS encoding purple acid phosphatase family protein, giving the protein MTSAPQLLTDPFLQLPTETSVRVVWFTEFAGINHSVTYGENFKQTVKASTTKLTRTREDQESRVANQTKDGEVYQKPVQREIWRHEGEVTGLTPDVRVNYRVTSVREDGESVNSDVFTLAATPKADTRLKILLTSDHQLKPMTAANLQKVVETIGRVDGVWFAGDLVNVSDRASEWFDDNSGGALFPGLQGRAKYDMTHNDVKTTYTGGQIIQHAPMFTCIGNHEVMGRFARTGSLNDEFDDTIPRAVAQRIYRDKSLIDNSFNTNTYEEIFSLPKSKDGGKKYYAVSFGNVRLVVLYATNMWRTPSLDRKRRGRYQEAEKDLNNTEDWGYGQVIYEPIAKGSKQYNWLEAELNSSEFKQAKYKVVMFHHPPHTLGDNIVPAYTEPVQIIERDGNNIKAVRYEYPKDADYIIRDVVPLLEAANVQLVFYGHSHLWNRFVSSSGMHFLETSNVGNTYGAAWGDRKREVPIGYQEDYVKLGDPNGLEPIVPTIAPLLGEDGKPMPYIASNYITVFSIFDTGTGTISSYRFDTRKPDSEVLKFDEFKLK; this is encoded by the coding sequence ATGACATCAGCACCCCAACTGCTCACCGATCCATTTTTGCAACTGCCAACGGAAACTTCAGTCCGAGTAGTTTGGTTTACTGAGTTTGCTGGTATTAATCACAGTGTAACCTACGGTGAAAATTTCAAACAAACTGTTAAGGCAAGTACTACCAAACTCACTCGCACGCGTGAAGACCAAGAGTCAAGAGTTGCAAACCAAACCAAAGACGGCGAAGTTTATCAAAAACCTGTCCAGCGTGAAATTTGGCGACATGAGGGTGAGGTAACTGGGTTAACTCCTGATGTGAGGGTAAATTATCGTGTTACGAGTGTGCGAGAAGATGGTGAGAGTGTTAACAGTGATGTTTTTACCCTTGCAGCTACTCCCAAAGCAGATACACGATTAAAAATTTTACTCACCTCAGATCATCAATTAAAGCCGATGACAGCAGCAAATCTGCAAAAGGTGGTAGAAACAATTGGACGAGTTGATGGAGTATGGTTTGCTGGTGATTTGGTGAATGTTAGCGATCGCGCCTCAGAATGGTTTGATGATAATAGTGGTGGTGCGTTGTTTCCCGGTTTGCAAGGTCGTGCTAAATATGACATGACGCATAACGACGTTAAGACAACATACACTGGTGGACAAATAATTCAACACGCACCCATGTTTACTTGCATTGGCAATCATGAGGTGATGGGGCGTTTTGCCAGGACGGGAAGTTTAAATGATGAATTTGATGATACAATTCCCCGTGCCGTTGCTCAAAGAATCTACCGAGACAAATCTTTAATAGATAATTCTTTTAATACTAATACCTATGAAGAGATTTTCTCTTTACCAAAAAGTAAAGATGGTGGAAAAAAGTATTATGCAGTTAGCTTTGGAAATGTACGTTTGGTGGTACTGTACGCTACGAATATGTGGCGGACTCCCAGCTTAGATAGAAAGCGTAGGGGTAGATATCAGGAAGCCGAAAAGGATTTAAATAATACTGAGGATTGGGGTTATGGACAGGTGATTTATGAGCCAATTGCTAAAGGCAGCAAACAGTACAATTGGCTAGAGGCAGAACTCAACAGCTCTGAGTTTAAACAAGCAAAATACAAAGTTGTAATGTTCCATCATCCACCCCATACTTTGGGTGATAATATAGTTCCTGCTTATACAGAACCAGTTCAAATAATTGAACGGGATGGTAATAATATCAAAGCAGTGCGTTATGAGTACCCCAAAGACGCAGATTATATTATTCGTGATGTTGTCCCTTTATTAGAAGCTGCTAATGTGCAATTAGTATTTTATGGGCATTCCCATTTGTGGAATCGCTTTGTTAGTTCCAGTGGAATGCACTTTCTAGAAACCTCCAATGTGGGCAATACTTACGGTGCTGCTTGGGGTGACAGAAAGCGAGAAGTGCCAATTGGATATCAAGAAGATTATGTTAAGCTTGGTGATCCCAATGGTTTAGAACCGATAGTGCCAACAATTGCTCCCTTGCTAGGCGAAGATGGGAAACCGATGCCTTATATTGCGAGTAATTATATTACAGTTTTCAGTATCTTTGATACAGGAACAGGTACGATCAGTAGTTATCGTTTTGATACTCGCAAGCCTGATTCGGAAGTATTGAAGTTTGACGAATTTAAGTTGAAATAG